One stretch of Shewanella sp. Arc9-LZ DNA includes these proteins:
- the def gene encoding peptide deformylase, translated as MPLLNVLRFPDERLRTIAQPVTDFGPQLQTQIDNMLETMYLEKGIGLAATQVDFHQQLIVMDLQDEVERPTIFINPQIVASSGDLANEEGCLSVPGIYAKVDRAEFVTLKALDRHGKEFTVEADELFAICIQHEMDHLKGKLFVDYLSPLKRQRIKTKLEKEARLDAREA; from the coding sequence ATGCCATTACTTAATGTTTTACGCTTTCCAGATGAACGTTTACGCACTATCGCTCAACCTGTAACGGATTTCGGTCCACAATTACAGACACAAATAGATAACATGCTCGAAACCATGTACCTAGAGAAAGGTATCGGTTTAGCTGCTACTCAAGTGGATTTTCATCAACAATTGATTGTGATGGATCTACAAGATGAAGTTGAACGGCCAACTATTTTTATTAATCCTCAAATAGTGGCTAGCAGTGGTGACTTGGCTAATGAAGAAGGTTGCCTATCGGTACCCGGTATTTACGCCAAAGTTGACCGTGCAGAATTTGTCACCTTAAAAGCGCTAGATCGTCACGGTAAAGAGTTTACTGTTGAAGCTGATGAGTTGTTTGCTATTTGTATTCAACACGAAATGGATCACCTTAAAGGTAAGCTATTTGTCGATTATTTATCGCCTCTAAAACGTCAACGCATTAAAACTAAGCTTGAAAAAGAAGCTCGTTTAGATGCTAGAGAAGCATAG
- a CDS encoding LysM peptidoglycan-binding domain-containing protein → MDCTMKRLLLLVFLCLNSYWVNADTLTLKAGHPDTYIVKKGDTLWDISGYFLNDPWRWPKLWGENPQIANPHLIYPGDRLTLVFIDGQPRLVVKQHIKKSPEGRMISKDGPIPPVDLALIKPYLVQNRVVDPTWLAGLPIVMSGESSSIHHVVNDVVYVNSKLEQGLKVAIYQTGREFFAPDSGELLGLELILTSSGRVIESGDVSKVELLSSLRETKGGFHVAPVEDEALMSAYFIPKAADLSVATSIIGTTGNIREAGKLDVVYIDRGANDGVETGHVFSMYRDGENIIIDNDGNPVRPLDRSSYDKVLANFSEDTVYKMPDIFHGNLMVFKVFDKTSLGLIMFNDHPVRVGDKLTKPNPLTIKGE, encoded by the coding sequence ATGGACTGCACCATGAAACGCTTACTTTTACTTGTTTTTTTATGTCTAAATTCTTATTGGGTCAATGCTGATACATTAACCTTGAAAGCTGGACATCCAGATACGTATATCGTTAAAAAAGGCGATACTCTATGGGATATTTCTGGTTATTTTTTAAATGACCCATGGCGTTGGCCTAAATTGTGGGGGGAAAACCCACAAATTGCTAACCCACATTTAATTTATCCAGGGGATCGACTGACATTAGTCTTTATTGATGGTCAGCCCCGTTTGGTTGTTAAGCAGCACATTAAAAAGAGTCCAGAAGGGCGGATGATATCGAAAGATGGTCCTATCCCACCTGTTGACCTTGCGTTGATTAAGCCCTATCTAGTGCAGAACAGAGTTGTTGATCCAACTTGGTTGGCGGGATTACCGATAGTTATGAGTGGTGAAAGCTCATCAATTCATCATGTGGTCAATGACGTTGTCTATGTGAACTCAAAGCTTGAGCAAGGTCTTAAAGTGGCAATTTATCAAACTGGACGTGAGTTTTTTGCTCCAGATAGCGGTGAATTATTAGGCCTAGAACTTATTTTAACCTCTAGTGGACGTGTTATTGAGTCTGGCGATGTCTCGAAAGTTGAATTACTGAGTAGTTTACGTGAAACCAAAGGTGGATTTCATGTTGCACCTGTAGAAGATGAAGCGTTAATGTCGGCTTATTTTATTCCTAAAGCGGCAGATTTAAGCGTTGCTACATCTATTATTGGTACAACAGGTAATATTCGCGAAGCAGGTAAATTAGACGTTGTCTATATAGATCGTGGTGCCAATGATGGCGTTGAGACTGGACATGTTTTTTCAATGTACCGTGATGGCGAAAACATTATTATCGATAATGATGGTAATCCTGTTCGCCCTCTTGACCGTTCATCTTACGATAAAGTGTTGGCGAATTTTTCAGAAGATACCGTGTATAAAATGCCCGATATTTTCCATGGTAATTTGATGGTTTTTAAAGTGTTTGATAAAACCAGTTTAGGGTTGATTATGTTTAATGACCATCCTGTTCGAGTGGGTGATAAATTGACCAAACCAAATCCATTGACGATTAAAGGTGAATAA
- the dprA gene encoding DNA-processing protein DprA: MDVEEIRQRLEFEPQALPLSASLLAKCHIDFNKVEQALTWLDSQPNHYIVTLSDPLYPPLLAQISDPPQVLFIKGSIASLLLPSIAIVGSRNASRGGLDMATDLAGHLANQGFSITSGMATGIDGAAHKATLAVNGTTMAVLGCGVECIYPKRHQHLYHEIINTGCVISEYWPSIGPFAGNFPRRNRIVSGLSLGTVVVEASRKSGSLISARLAMEQNREVFAVPGSVLGGYSQGCHDLIKNGAKLVESAADIIEELGCLSDYHLEQLHLRHHIQDNDISDLPFPPLLASVGYETTAIDSVVEDSGKPIDLVLIQMLELELQGWVAAVPGGYVRLKRS; this comes from the coding sequence ATGGACGTTGAAGAGATTCGTCAACGTCTAGAGTTTGAGCCACAGGCCTTACCTTTATCGGCAAGCCTGTTGGCTAAATGCCATATCGACTTTAATAAAGTAGAGCAAGCTCTAACCTGGCTCGATTCGCAGCCTAATCACTACATTGTGACCCTCTCTGATCCACTTTACCCCCCATTACTTGCGCAAATATCAGATCCACCGCAGGTATTATTTATTAAAGGCTCGATAGCATCCCTTTTATTACCGAGTATTGCGATTGTTGGTAGCCGTAATGCCTCTCGAGGCGGCTTAGATATGGCAACAGATCTCGCTGGTCATTTAGCTAATCAAGGTTTTTCGATCACTAGCGGCATGGCGACGGGTATTGATGGTGCAGCCCATAAAGCGACTTTGGCGGTTAATGGAACGACCATGGCAGTGCTGGGCTGTGGAGTAGAGTGTATTTATCCTAAGCGTCATCAACACTTGTATCATGAGATCATTAATACTGGTTGCGTCATCAGTGAATACTGGCCAAGTATAGGGCCTTTTGCTGGTAACTTTCCTCGGCGTAACCGTATTGTCAGCGGTTTAAGCTTAGGTACTGTGGTGGTTGAGGCAAGCCGTAAAAGTGGTTCATTAATAAGTGCTCGGTTGGCAATGGAGCAAAATCGTGAAGTGTTTGCTGTACCTGGATCGGTATTAGGAGGATATAGCCAAGGTTGTCATGATTTAATTAAAAATGGTGCAAAACTTGTCGAGTCTGCTGCCGATATAATAGAAGAATTAGGCTGTTTATCAGATTATCACCTTGAACAATTGCATCTACGGCACCATATACAGGATAATGATATTAGTGATTTGCCATTTCCTCCGCTGTTAGCTAGTGTAGGATATGAAACAACCGCGATAGACTCGGTGGTTGAGGATAGTGGGAAACCGATAGATCTGGTGTTAATACAAATGCTTGAACTTGAGTTACAAGGGTGGGTTGCAGCTGTGCCCGGTGGTTACGTCAGACTAAAGAGGAGTTAG
- the fmt gene encoding methionyl-tRNA formyltransferase: MKPLKIIFAGTPDFAARHLQALIDSEHDVIATYTQPDRPAGRGKKLTASPVKALALEHAIPVFQPASLRNEEAQAALAALNADIMIVVAYGLILPKVVLDTPRLGCINVHGSILPRWRGAAPIQRALWAGDTETGVTIMQMDIGLDTGDMLLKTHLPIEATDTSASLYEKLAEQGPKALVQALIGLSDGSLKAQKQDETLANYAEKLSKEEARLDWNKSAKQLWQDIRAFNPWPVSYFEHQQSVIKVWQADYSAEFCSQAPGTIIAATKQGIEIATADGKLMIKTMQLPNKKPLDVADILNARGDWFTAGVCLNQEAN, encoded by the coding sequence TTGAAACCGTTAAAAATTATCTTTGCCGGTACTCCGGATTTCGCAGCTCGACACTTACAAGCACTCATCGACTCTGAACACGATGTGATTGCGACTTATACTCAACCCGATAGGCCTGCTGGTCGAGGTAAGAAACTCACCGCAAGCCCAGTAAAAGCGTTGGCTTTAGAGCATGCTATTCCGGTATTTCAGCCTGCATCATTACGTAATGAAGAGGCACAAGCGGCATTAGCAGCTCTTAATGCAGATATTATGATTGTTGTGGCTTACGGGTTGATTTTGCCAAAGGTAGTGCTTGATACCCCACGTTTAGGTTGTATCAATGTGCACGGTTCAATTTTACCTCGCTGGCGTGGAGCGGCCCCAATACAGCGCGCTTTATGGGCCGGTGATACCGAAACCGGTGTCACCATTATGCAGATGGATATAGGCCTAGATACTGGCGACATGCTGCTCAAAACGCACTTACCGATAGAGGCTACGGATACCTCGGCTAGCCTTTATGAAAAGCTGGCAGAACAAGGGCCAAAAGCCCTAGTACAAGCACTGATTGGTTTAAGTGATGGTAGCCTCAAAGCACAAAAGCAAGATGAAACTCTGGCTAACTACGCTGAAAAATTGTCCAAAGAAGAGGCTCGTCTTGATTGGAATAAAAGCGCAAAACAGTTGTGGCAAGACATTCGCGCCTTCAATCCATGGCCAGTAAGTTATTTTGAACACCAACAAAGCGTGATTAAAGTGTGGCAAGCAGATTACAGCGCAGAATTCTGCTCGCAAGCGCCAGGAACCATTATTGCAGCGACTAAGCAAGGTATTGAAATTGCTACCGCAGACGGCAAGTTAATGATTAAAACCATGCAACTGCCCAACAAAAAGCCGCTTGATGTGGCCGACATTCTTAATGCTCGTGGTGATTGGTTTACCGCAGGTGTGTGTTTAAACCAAGAGGCTAACTAG